From Cellulosimicrobium cellulans, the proteins below share one genomic window:
- a CDS encoding chorismate-binding protein, producing MPGPGRTSSRPGLAHLADRAATGVVEVVDLWRDPERLADDGPWFVVADFDAPARGGRARAWRFAERIDPAELARSDAGGDAWRGPAPSGWTSSMDRAAYEAAVAHVRDEVLEGEVYQVNVCRVLSAPLVGPDGGEPDALALGRRLARGNPAPYGGVLHVPAGSGVDPVWVVSASPELYLHVVDGAVTSGPIKGTAPTPDGLTPKDRAENVMITDLVRNDLQRVCDPGTVEVTDLLAVEPHPGLVHLVSTVTGRLRPELRDSAGLWPALLDATFPPASVSGAPKSSALRIIDALEPVPRGPYCGAIGWVDGGEAVLAVGIRTFWWADGVLRFGTGAGITWGSDPAREWEETELKARRLVGLASGTLEP from the coding sequence GTGCCAGGACCTGGGAGAACGTCGTCGAGGCCGGGGCTCGCTCACCTCGCGGACCGCGCCGCCACCGGTGTGGTGGAGGTCGTCGACCTGTGGCGCGACCCGGAGCGGCTCGCCGACGACGGGCCTTGGTTCGTCGTGGCCGACTTCGACGCACCCGCTCGCGGCGGGCGGGCGCGCGCGTGGCGGTTCGCCGAGCGCATCGACCCGGCGGAGCTCGCCCGGAGCGACGCGGGCGGGGACGCGTGGCGCGGACCCGCGCCGTCGGGCTGGACGAGCTCGATGGACCGGGCCGCGTACGAGGCGGCGGTCGCCCACGTGCGCGACGAGGTCCTCGAGGGCGAGGTCTACCAGGTCAACGTCTGTCGCGTGCTGTCCGCCCCGCTCGTCGGCCCGGACGGGGGCGAGCCGGACGCCCTTGCCCTCGGCCGTCGGCTGGCCCGGGGGAACCCGGCGCCGTACGGGGGCGTCCTGCACGTCCCGGCCGGCTCCGGCGTCGATCCGGTGTGGGTCGTGAGCGCGTCGCCCGAGCTCTATCTCCACGTCGTGGACGGGGCGGTCACCTCCGGCCCCATCAAGGGCACCGCACCCACCCCGGACGGGCTCACCCCCAAGGACCGCGCGGAGAACGTCATGATCACCGACCTCGTGCGCAACGACCTCCAGCGCGTGTGCGACCCGGGGACCGTCGAGGTCACGGACCTGCTCGCCGTCGAGCCGCACCCCGGCCTCGTGCACCTCGTGAGCACGGTCACCGGCCGTCTGCGTCCCGAGTTGCGCGACAGCGCGGGCCTGTGGCCGGCGCTGCTCGACGCGACGTTCCCGCCCGCGTCCGTGTCCGGCGCCCCGAAGTCGTCCGCGCTCCGGATCATCGACGCGCTTGAGCCCGTCCCGCGCGGCCCGTACTGCGGCGCGATCGGCTGGGTCGACGGCGGCGAGGCGGTGCTCGCCGTCGGGATCCGGACCTTCTGGTGGGCCGACGGCGTGCTCCGGTTCGGCACCGGGGCCGGGATCACCTGGGGGAGCGACCCGGCGCGCGAGTGGGAGGAGACCGAGCTCAAGGCGCGGCGCCTCGTCGGCCTCGCCTCCGGCACACTGGAGCCATGA
- a CDS encoding aminotransferase class IV codes for MSPAAATTPTSDRPSENLVIWADGRLVRPGEKALSAVDHGLTVGDGVFETCAVFDGQAFALTRHLRRLARSAAGLGLDAPDEQRVLDGVAAVLAEADTRTRAGAGDVGRLRITVTAGVGPLGSGRTPGAQTVVVAAGPATISPAGRAVRSPWTRNERSAVAGLKTTSYAENVVALADAVAQGGDEALLANTAGDLCEGTGANVFVERGGELVTPLLASGCLAGITRELLLEWAAEDGLPVREARPGELPFAVLDEVTAGEAALLLTGSVRNVQPVTWIDGVEVAAGELSLAARELFERRRRERLDP; via the coding sequence ATGAGCCCCGCTGCCGCCACGACGCCGACGTCCGACCGTCCGTCCGAGAACCTCGTGATCTGGGCCGACGGGCGCCTGGTCCGTCCGGGCGAAAAGGCGCTGAGCGCCGTGGACCACGGCCTGACGGTCGGGGACGGCGTGTTCGAGACGTGCGCCGTGTTCGACGGGCAGGCGTTCGCCCTCACCCGGCACCTGCGCCGGCTCGCGCGGTCCGCCGCCGGCCTCGGGCTCGACGCGCCGGACGAGCAGCGCGTGCTCGACGGCGTCGCGGCCGTCCTCGCGGAGGCGGACACGCGGACGCGGGCAGGGGCGGGCGACGTCGGGCGTCTGCGCATCACCGTGACCGCCGGCGTCGGCCCCCTCGGGTCCGGCCGCACGCCCGGCGCGCAGACGGTCGTCGTCGCCGCGGGACCCGCGACCATCAGCCCCGCCGGCCGAGCCGTGCGCTCGCCGTGGACGCGCAACGAGCGGTCCGCCGTCGCCGGGCTCAAGACGACGTCCTACGCCGAGAACGTCGTCGCCCTTGCCGACGCCGTCGCGCAGGGCGGCGACGAGGCGCTCCTCGCCAACACCGCGGGCGACCTCTGCGAGGGCACGGGGGCGAACGTGTTCGTCGAGCGTGGCGGCGAGCTCGTCACGCCGCTCCTGGCGTCGGGCTGCCTCGCCGGGATCACGCGCGAGCTGCTGCTCGAGTGGGCCGCGGAGGACGGGCTTCCCGTGCGCGAGGCCCGGCCCGGAGAGCTGCCGTTCGCGGTGCTCGACGAGGTGACCGCGGGGGAGGCCGCTCTGCTGCTGACCGGCTCGGTCCGCAACGTCCAGCCCGTGACCTGGATCGACGGTGTCGAGGTCGCGGCCGGCGAGCTGTCGCTCGCCGCGCGCGAGCTCTTCGAGCGGCGTCGTCGCGAGCGTCTCGACCCCTGA
- a CDS encoding helix-turn-helix domain-containing protein, whose protein sequence is MSSRGSYVLASVSRAVRTVELVAESGAMRLAELASCLGVSRPGAFRIAQTLVAHRWLVQGMDRRYRIGPAVRALSADPGPGPADGSAQRPGRSTDA, encoded by the coding sequence ATGTCGAGCAGGGGGTCGTACGTCCTCGCGTCCGTGTCACGCGCGGTGCGCACCGTCGAGCTGGTCGCCGAGTCGGGGGCGATGCGCCTGGCCGAGCTGGCGTCGTGTCTCGGCGTGAGCCGGCCGGGGGCGTTCCGGATCGCGCAGACCCTCGTCGCGCACCGGTGGCTCGTTCAGGGCATGGACCGCCGCTACCGGATCGGGCCCGCCGTGCGGGCCCTCTCCGCGGACCCGGGGCCGGGTCCGGCGGACGGTTCGGCGCAGCGCCCGGGACGCTCGACCGACGCCTGA
- a CDS encoding TrmH family RNA methyltransferase translates to MSEARSKPRELRRARRSSRHGCWGHLVVAPLWVAYDANLGTLLRTCDAVGACLAVPSTPHYRRALAVGDTLKGRRPCLHWVAPSKEAWLDAERAAGKRLVAVELAEGATPLPRLGPSREPTVLLLGHERHGVPDDVLARVDECVEIPMAGWGASLNVAVAGSLVLYRLAGLA, encoded by the coding sequence ATGAGCGAGGCCAGGTCGAAGCCGCGCGAGCTGCGTCGCGCCCGTCGGTCGTCCCGGCACGGCTGCTGGGGACATCTGGTCGTCGCCCCCTTGTGGGTCGCGTACGACGCCAACCTCGGCACCCTCCTGCGCACGTGCGACGCCGTGGGGGCGTGCCTCGCCGTGCCGAGCACCCCGCACTACCGGCGGGCGCTCGCCGTCGGCGACACCCTCAAGGGGCGCCGTCCCTGCCTCCACTGGGTCGCGCCCTCGAAGGAGGCGTGGCTCGACGCCGAGCGGGCCGCCGGGAAGCGGCTCGTCGCCGTCGAGCTCGCCGAGGGTGCGACACCGCTGCCGCGGCTCGGTCCCTCACGGGAGCCGACGGTGCTGCTGCTCGGGCACGAGCGGCACGGCGTGCCGGACGATGTCCTCGCGCGCGTCGACGAGTGCGTCGAGATCCCGATGGCGGGCTGGGGTGCGAGCCTCAACGTCGCGGTCGCGGGCAGCCTGGTGCTGTACCGCCTGGCGGGCCTGGCGTGA
- the treZ gene encoding malto-oligosyltrehalose trehalohydrolase, with protein sequence MTAPEAPPPAPRVPAPRATPLLAVPGPRPVVWAPTARGVELLLPEPGSGTFEGAERLPLRLVGAHVPGWWGYDHELPWGTDYGFAVDGGPGRPDPRSPWQPYGVHGPSRTFDAAFAWTDGAWEGRDVRGEVLYELHVGTFTPQGTLDAAVDRLDHLVDLGVGAVELLPVAAFGGVRGWGYDGVHLYAVHEPYGGPRALQRFVDAAHARGLAVVLDVVYNHLGPSGNYLPEFGPYFTDAHTTPWGSAVNLDRPGSREVREWVIDNAERWFAEFHVDALRLDAVHALVDDSPTHLLAELARRVERVEQVLGRPLTLVAESDENDPATVTGVEQGGRGMRAQWADDVHHAVHALLTGERQGYYVDFGSVAVLRKALTGAFVHDGTYSTFRGRTWGHPVPAGTDGHAFVVSAQNHDQVGNRASGDRTSATLDGGGLATAAALVLVSPFTPLLFMGEEWGASTPWQFFTDHAEPELAEAVRRGRAAEFADHGWGDGAPVPDPQDPATRDASVLDWSERDRGEHARLLAWYRALVALRSRPDVRSGDLSVVRVHGPGGVDDDASGERTQTDGAALDGPAFVVDRRTVAVAVNLGHEARRLRLALGGTPRVLAAWDPATSVHRRHVDLPARSVAVLSWV encoded by the coding sequence ATGACGGCGCCGGAGGCACCGCCCCCGGCCCCGCGCGTCCCGGCGCCGCGCGCGACCCCGCTCCTCGCGGTGCCCGGCCCGCGCCCGGTCGTGTGGGCTCCGACGGCGCGCGGCGTCGAGCTGCTCCTGCCCGAGCCCGGCTCCGGGACGTTCGAGGGCGCGGAGCGCCTCCCCCTGCGGCTCGTCGGCGCGCACGTGCCCGGCTGGTGGGGCTACGACCACGAGCTGCCGTGGGGCACGGACTACGGCTTCGCGGTCGACGGCGGCCCGGGGCGCCCGGACCCGCGCAGCCCCTGGCAGCCGTACGGCGTGCACGGGCCGAGCCGCACGTTCGACGCGGCGTTCGCGTGGACCGACGGCGCGTGGGAGGGCCGGGACGTGCGCGGCGAGGTCCTCTACGAGCTGCACGTCGGCACGTTCACGCCGCAGGGCACGCTCGACGCCGCGGTCGACCGGCTCGACCACCTCGTCGACCTCGGCGTCGGCGCGGTCGAGCTCCTGCCGGTCGCGGCGTTCGGCGGCGTGCGCGGCTGGGGCTACGACGGCGTGCACCTGTACGCGGTGCACGAGCCGTACGGGGGGCCTCGCGCGCTGCAGCGGTTCGTGGACGCCGCGCACGCGCGCGGGCTCGCCGTCGTGCTCGACGTCGTCTACAACCATCTCGGCCCGTCGGGGAACTACCTGCCGGAGTTCGGCCCGTACTTCACCGACGCGCACACGACGCCCTGGGGCTCGGCGGTGAACCTCGACCGGCCGGGCAGCCGCGAGGTGCGCGAGTGGGTGATCGACAACGCCGAGCGGTGGTTCGCCGAGTTCCACGTCGACGCGCTGCGCCTCGACGCCGTGCACGCGCTCGTCGACGACTCCCCGACCCACCTGCTGGCCGAGCTCGCCCGACGGGTCGAGCGCGTCGAGCAGGTGCTCGGCCGGCCGCTCACCCTGGTCGCCGAGTCGGACGAGAACGACCCGGCCACGGTCACGGGCGTCGAGCAGGGCGGGCGCGGCATGCGCGCCCAGTGGGCCGACGACGTCCACCACGCCGTGCACGCGCTCCTCACGGGAGAGCGGCAGGGCTACTACGTCGACTTCGGCTCGGTCGCGGTGCTGCGCAAGGCGCTCACGGGCGCGTTCGTGCACGACGGCACCTACTCCACGTTCCGCGGCCGCACGTGGGGCCACCCCGTCCCGGCAGGGACCGACGGGCACGCGTTCGTCGTGAGCGCGCAGAACCACGACCAGGTCGGCAACCGCGCGTCCGGGGACCGGACGTCGGCCACGCTCGACGGCGGCGGGCTCGCCACGGCCGCGGCGCTCGTCCTGGTCTCGCCCTTCACCCCGCTGCTCTTCATGGGCGAGGAGTGGGGCGCGTCCACGCCGTGGCAGTTCTTCACCGACCACGCCGAGCCCGAGCTCGCCGAGGCGGTCCGGCGCGGGCGGGCCGCAGAGTTCGCCGACCACGGGTGGGGCGACGGCGCGCCCGTGCCCGACCCGCAGGACCCGGCGACCCGCGACGCGAGCGTCCTCGACTGGTCCGAGCGCGACCGCGGCGAGCACGCGCGCCTGCTCGCCTGGTACCGGGCGCTGGTGGCGCTGCGGTCGCGCCCGGACGTCCGCTCGGGCGACCTCTCGGTCGTGCGGGTGCACGGGCCCGGAGGCGTGGACGACGACGCGTCCGGGGAGAGGACGCAGACGGACGGGGCCGCGCTCGACGGGCCGGCATTCGTCGTGGACCGGCGCACCGTCGCCGTCGCCGTGAACCTCGGGCACGAGGCCCGGCGGCTCCGGCTCGCGCTCGGCGGCACGCCGCGCGTCCTCGCCGCGTGGGACCCGGCGACGAGCGTGCACCGGCGCCACGTCGACCTGCCCGCGCGTTCGGTCGCCGTCCTGTCCTGGGTGTGA
- the glgX gene encoding glycogen debranching protein GlgX, whose product MQTWPGHPYPLGATYDGTGTNFALFSEVAERVELCLLGDDGTETRVDLEEVDAHVWHVYLPGKGPGTRYGYRVHGPYDPGNGHRCNPAKLLLDPYAKAIEGRVDGDESLFSYRFGDGGEVAPSDDVAAGEEPEDAPPPAPPLNDDDSAGHTMVSVVINPYFDWGHDRPPNRDYHDSVIYEAHVKGMTMLHPDVPDELRGTYAGMAHPAVIEHLVTLGVTAVELMPVHQFVNDPTLVEKGLSNYWGYNTVGFFAPHNGYAAYGTRGQQVMEFKTMVKALHEAGIEVILDVVYNHTAEGNHLGPTLSFRGIDNKAYYRLVDGDEAHYFDTTGTGNSLLMRSPHVLQLIMDSLRYWVTEMHVDGFRFDLAATLARQFHEVDRLSAFFDIVQQDPVISQVKLIAEPWDLGDGGYQVGGFPPLWTEWNGQYRDTVRDFWRGEPSTLPELASRLTGSSDLYEHSGRKPIASINFVTAHDGFTLNDLVSYDEKHNEANGEGNNDGESHNRSWNCGVEGPTDDPDVRALRARQRRNFLATLLLSQGVPMLAHGDEIARTQGGNNNGYCQDNAITWMDWGGEEGLDDERAALLDFARRVVWLRRDHPVLHRRRFFLGRGGAGTADDELPDIEWLDITGSRMDQQDWDHAYARTVMVFLNGDAIPEQDRRGEPIVDDSFLLLLNAHSDALEFTVPPAMYGEGWDVVLDTDGTVDVGDALRPGDTVSVTGRSVIVLTRPPLR is encoded by the coding sequence ATGCAGACCTGGCCCGGCCACCCCTACCCGCTGGGTGCCACCTACGACGGGACGGGGACGAACTTCGCCCTGTTCTCCGAGGTCGCGGAGCGCGTGGAGCTGTGCCTCCTCGGCGACGACGGCACCGAGACACGCGTCGACCTCGAGGAGGTCGACGCGCACGTCTGGCACGTCTACCTGCCCGGCAAGGGGCCCGGCACGCGCTACGGCTACCGCGTGCACGGCCCGTACGACCCGGGGAACGGCCACCGCTGCAACCCGGCCAAGCTGCTCCTGGACCCGTACGCGAAGGCGATCGAGGGCCGGGTGGACGGCGACGAGTCCCTCTTCTCCTACCGGTTCGGCGACGGCGGCGAGGTCGCCCCGTCGGACGACGTCGCCGCCGGCGAGGAGCCCGAGGACGCCCCGCCGCCCGCTCCCCCGCTCAACGACGACGACTCCGCGGGGCACACGATGGTCTCGGTCGTCATCAACCCGTACTTCGACTGGGGGCACGACCGCCCGCCGAACCGGGACTACCACGACAGCGTGATCTACGAGGCGCACGTCAAGGGCATGACGATGCTCCACCCCGACGTGCCCGACGAGCTGCGCGGCACCTACGCGGGCATGGCCCACCCGGCCGTGATCGAGCACCTCGTGACGCTGGGCGTCACCGCGGTGGAGCTCATGCCGGTGCACCAGTTCGTCAACGACCCCACGCTCGTCGAGAAGGGGCTGTCGAACTACTGGGGCTACAACACCGTCGGGTTCTTCGCGCCCCACAACGGGTACGCGGCGTACGGCACGCGCGGGCAGCAGGTCATGGAGTTCAAGACCATGGTCAAGGCCCTGCACGAGGCGGGCATCGAGGTCATCCTCGACGTCGTCTACAACCACACCGCGGAGGGCAACCACCTCGGCCCGACGCTCAGCTTCCGCGGTATCGACAACAAGGCGTACTACCGGCTCGTGGACGGCGACGAGGCCCACTACTTCGACACCACGGGCACGGGCAACTCGCTGCTCATGCGCTCGCCGCACGTGCTCCAGCTCATCATGGACTCGCTGCGCTACTGGGTGACCGAGATGCACGTGGACGGGTTCCGCTTCGACCTCGCGGCGACCCTGGCCCGGCAGTTCCACGAGGTCGACCGCCTCTCGGCGTTCTTCGACATCGTGCAGCAGGACCCGGTGATCTCCCAGGTCAAGCTCATCGCCGAGCCGTGGGACCTCGGCGACGGCGGCTACCAGGTCGGCGGGTTCCCGCCGCTGTGGACGGAGTGGAACGGGCAGTACCGGGACACCGTGCGCGACTTCTGGCGCGGCGAGCCCTCGACCCTGCCCGAGCTCGCGAGCCGGCTCACGGGCTCGTCCGACCTCTACGAGCACAGCGGTCGCAAGCCCATCGCGTCGATCAACTTCGTCACGGCGCACGACGGCTTCACGCTGAACGACCTCGTCTCCTACGACGAGAAGCACAACGAGGCCAACGGCGAGGGCAACAACGACGGCGAGAGCCACAACCGGTCGTGGAACTGCGGGGTCGAGGGGCCGACGGACGACCCGGACGTGCGGGCGCTGCGGGCGCGCCAGCGCCGCAACTTCCTCGCCACGCTGCTGCTCTCCCAGGGCGTGCCGATGCTCGCGCACGGCGACGAGATCGCGCGCACGCAGGGCGGCAACAACAACGGCTACTGCCAGGACAACGCGATCACGTGGATGGACTGGGGCGGCGAGGAGGGCCTCGACGACGAGCGGGCCGCGCTCCTCGACTTCGCCCGCCGCGTCGTGTGGCTGCGCCGCGACCACCCCGTGCTGCACCGGCGGCGCTTCTTCCTCGGCCGCGGCGGCGCCGGGACGGCCGACGACGAGCTGCCGGACATCGAGTGGCTCGACATCACGGGGTCGCGCATGGACCAGCAGGACTGGGACCACGCGTACGCGCGCACCGTCATGGTGTTCCTCAACGGCGACGCGATCCCCGAGCAGGACCGGCGCGGCGAGCCGATCGTCGACGACTCGTTCCTCCTGCTGCTCAACGCCCACTCCGACGCGCTCGAGTTCACCGTGCCGCCCGCGATGTACGGGGAGGGGTGGGACGTCGTGCTGGACACCGACGGCACGGTGGACGTCGGCGACGCCCTGCGCCCGGGCGACACGGTCTCCGTGACGGGCCGCAGCGTCATCGTCCTGACCCGCCCGCCGCTGCGATGA
- a CDS encoding DUF2277 domain-containing protein produces MCRNITTLRGLEPPATDEEIEAAARQFVRKVTGIQRTSAATQEPFERAVDEVTAIVARLLDELPERRNPPTTVPPLRREEVRARIAAREAAEREHERAHALGIAHTH; encoded by the coding sequence ATGTGCCGGAACATCACGACCCTGCGCGGCCTCGAGCCCCCCGCCACCGACGAGGAGATCGAGGCGGCAGCGCGCCAGTTCGTCCGGAAGGTCACGGGGATCCAGCGCACGAGCGCCGCGACCCAGGAGCCGTTCGAGCGGGCGGTCGACGAGGTCACGGCCATCGTCGCGCGGCTGCTCGACGAGCTGCCGGAGCGCCGCAACCCACCGACGACCGTCCCCCCGCTCCGCCGTGAGGAGGTCCGGGCGCGCATCGCCGCGCGCGAGGCGGCGGAGCGTGAGCACGAGCGGGCGCACGCCCTGGGGATCGCCCACACCCACTGA
- the treY gene encoding malto-oligosyltrehalose synthase: MTPATPDLGATGADGTPPRVPVSTYRLQLGPDLTFDEAAHQVPYLASLGVTHVYLSPVLQAAPGSTHGYDVVDHTRVSAELGGREGLERLAASARAAGLGLVLDVVPNHMAVPTPAWHNHALWSVLEDGADSPYARWFDVDWSAGEGAVLMPVLGARLGDVLAAGEIALDDVEVPGSPGPRRVLRYYDHVFPVRAGTEDLPLTELVERQHYRLAYWRVGDEELNYRRFFDVGSLVAVRVEDEEVFDATHALVLDLVADGTVDGLRIDHPDGLADPAQYLQRLADRTNGAWVVVEKILAGEEQVPPDWATVGTTGYDVAWRLQQLFVDPGGRSGLDAVMTRLTGAVPGGLGALVDEAKREVVAGPLYAELHRLTDLAAAVCHDDPRLRDHTWRGLHQCLRELLVAFDRYRAYVAPGTPPRHEAVRAVEDAAARARARLDPQRTETLDVVVDLVLGREVGSAGRRREARRDELVVRFQQVCGAVTAKGVEDTAFYRWTELVSLCEVGGEPDRFSLGVHDWHAFAQRFAALTPHALTAGSTHDTKRGEDTRAALGVLSEDAAGWSRLVDEVRAATAPYRGVLVDGLAENLLWQTVAGTWLPDAGAGAGPADGAPDGPSGAAIAPDRLVGYLRKALREAKVATSWTSPDEAYEEAVADLARRALADPAVIDAFARWSREHHEELRAASLGTTLVRLTAPGVADVYQGAESYAPTLVDPDNRRPVDVEALTERLARLDGGAPPRTLADEKLLVTTRALRLRRTLADAFVGEGAGYAPVASSTPCALAFARTTPGAPGVGAGSDTGTRTGADPVARVVTVATRLAGTVDRLGGWRDHVVALPEGTGRWVDVLTGRAHPAGTVRVADLLADLPVALLADAGAAAAASAAAAGGAA; encoded by the coding sequence ATGACGCCCGCCACCCCCGACCTCGGCGCGACCGGCGCGGACGGCACGCCGCCCCGCGTCCCCGTCTCGACGTACCGGCTGCAGCTCGGCCCCGACCTCACGTTCGACGAGGCCGCGCACCAGGTGCCGTACCTGGCCTCCCTCGGCGTCACGCACGTCTACCTCTCCCCCGTGCTCCAGGCCGCGCCCGGCTCGACGCACGGCTACGACGTCGTCGACCACACGCGCGTCAGCGCCGAGCTCGGCGGGCGCGAGGGCCTGGAGCGGCTCGCCGCGAGCGCGCGGGCGGCGGGCCTGGGCCTGGTGCTCGACGTCGTGCCGAACCACATGGCGGTCCCGACACCCGCGTGGCACAACCACGCGCTGTGGTCGGTGCTCGAGGACGGTGCCGACTCGCCGTACGCCCGGTGGTTCGACGTCGACTGGTCGGCGGGCGAGGGCGCCGTGCTCATGCCGGTCCTCGGCGCGCGCCTGGGCGACGTGCTCGCGGCGGGCGAGATCGCGCTCGACGACGTCGAGGTCCCCGGGTCGCCGGGGCCGCGGCGCGTGCTGCGGTACTACGACCACGTCTTCCCCGTGCGGGCGGGCACGGAGGACCTGCCGCTCACCGAGCTGGTGGAGCGCCAGCACTACCGCCTCGCGTACTGGCGCGTGGGCGACGAGGAGCTCAACTACCGGCGGTTCTTCGACGTCGGGTCGCTCGTCGCCGTCCGGGTCGAGGACGAGGAGGTGTTCGACGCGACGCACGCGCTCGTCCTCGACCTCGTCGCCGACGGCACGGTCGACGGTCTGCGCATCGACCATCCGGACGGCCTCGCCGACCCCGCGCAGTACCTCCAGCGCCTCGCCGACCGCACCAACGGCGCGTGGGTCGTCGTGGAGAAGATCCTCGCGGGCGAGGAGCAGGTCCCCCCGGACTGGGCGACGGTCGGGACGACGGGCTACGACGTCGCATGGCGGCTCCAGCAGCTCTTCGTCGACCCGGGCGGCAGGTCGGGGCTGGACGCGGTGATGACGCGCCTCACGGGCGCCGTCCCGGGCGGGCTGGGCGCGCTCGTCGACGAGGCGAAGCGCGAGGTCGTGGCGGGGCCGCTGTACGCGGAGCTGCACCGCCTGACCGACCTCGCGGCCGCCGTCTGCCACGACGACCCCCGCCTGCGCGACCACACGTGGCGCGGCCTGCACCAGTGCCTGCGCGAGCTGCTGGTCGCGTTCGACCGCTACCGGGCGTACGTCGCGCCGGGCACCCCGCCGCGGCACGAGGCGGTGCGCGCGGTCGAGGACGCTGCCGCGCGCGCCCGCGCCCGGCTCGACCCCCAGCGCACGGAGACGCTCGACGTCGTGGTCGACCTCGTGCTGGGCCGGGAGGTCGGGAGCGCGGGCCGGCGCCGCGAGGCGCGCCGCGACGAGCTCGTGGTGCGGTTCCAGCAGGTCTGCGGGGCGGTGACCGCGAAGGGCGTGGAGGACACCGCGTTCTACCGGTGGACCGAGCTCGTGAGCCTGTGCGAGGTCGGGGGCGAGCCGGACCGCTTCAGCCTCGGCGTGCACGACTGGCACGCGTTCGCGCAGCGGTTCGCCGCGCTCACGCCGCACGCCCTCACGGCGGGGTCGACGCACGACACCAAGCGCGGCGAGGACACGCGCGCGGCGCTCGGGGTGCTGTCCGAGGACGCGGCAGGGTGGTCGCGGCTCGTCGACGAGGTCAGGGCGGCGACCGCCCCCTACCGCGGGGTGCTCGTGGACGGCCTCGCGGAGAACCTGCTGTGGCAGACCGTCGCGGGGACGTGGCTGCCCGACGCAGGCGCCGGGGCCGGCCCGGCCGACGGCGCGCCCGACGGCCCGTCCGGCGCCGCGATCGCGCCCGACCGGCTCGTCGGCTACCTGCGCAAGGCGCTGCGCGAGGCCAAGGTCGCGACGTCCTGGACGAGCCCCGACGAGGCCTACGAGGAGGCCGTCGCGGACCTCGCGCGCCGCGCGCTCGCCGACCCGGCCGTGATCGACGCCTTCGCCCGGTGGTCCCGGGAGCACCACGAGGAGCTGCGCGCGGCGAGCCTCGGGACCACGCTCGTCCGGCTCACGGCACCCGGCGTCGCGGACGTGTACCAGGGCGCGGAGTCCTACGCGCCGACCCTCGTGGACCCCGACAACCGCCGCCCCGTGGACGTCGAGGCGCTGACCGAGCGGCTCGCACGGCTCGACGGCGGCGCGCCCCCGCGCACGCTCGCGGACGAGAAGCTGCTCGTCACGACCCGCGCGCTGCGGCTGCGCCGCACCCTCGCCGACGCGTTCGTGGGCGAGGGCGCCGGCTACGCCCCCGTCGCGTCGTCGACGCCGTGCGCGCTGGCGTTCGCGCGCACGACGCCCGGCGCCCCGGGCGTCGGCGCGGGCTCTGACACAGGTACCCGGACCGGCGCGGACCCGGTCGCGCGCGTCGTGACGGTCGCGACCCGGCTCGCCGGGACGGTCGACCGGCTCGGCGGGTGGCGAGACCACGTCGTCGCGCTCCCCGAGGGGACGGGCAGGTGGGTCGACGTGCTCACGGGGCGCGCGCACCCGGCGGGCACCGTGCGGGTCGCGGACCTCCTCGCCGACCTGCCCGTCGCCCTCCTCGCCGACGCGGGCGCCGCGGCGGCCGCGAGCGCCGCCGCGGCCGGGGGTGCGGCATGA
- a CDS encoding arsenate reductase/protein-tyrosine-phosphatase family protein, translating into MLSVLVVCTGNICRSPAAQLVLGAALDDSVVVTSAGTGAVVGAPVAPSMARLLSDRGLDPSGFVARALTEDLVRTGDLVLPMTRRHRAAVLELAPSALRRSFLFTELASIAERLGPRTPGTDDAARLADVVVAAPRARASLDMERDAPDVEDPYGRSDDVYRRVLDLIGADAQRLVTALRG; encoded by the coding sequence GTGCTCTCCGTCCTCGTCGTCTGCACCGGGAACATCTGCCGCTCGCCCGCGGCACAGCTCGTGCTCGGTGCCGCGCTGGACGACTCCGTGGTCGTGACGAGCGCCGGGACGGGCGCCGTGGTCGGCGCACCTGTCGCGCCGAGCATGGCCCGTCTCCTGTCGGATCGTGGTCTCGACCCGTCGGGCTTCGTCGCCCGCGCGCTCACCGAGGACCTGGTGCGGACCGGGGACCTCGTCCTCCCGATGACGCGACGGCACCGGGCCGCGGTGCTCGAGCTCGCGCCGTCCGCGCTCCGGCGGTCCTTCCTCTTCACGGAGCTCGCGTCGATCGCGGAACGGCTGGGCCCCAGGACGCCCGGGACCGACGACGCCGCGCGGCTCGCCGACGTCGTCGTCGCAGCGCCCCGCGCGCGTGCGAGCCTCGACATGGAGCGCGACGCGCCGGACGTCGAGGACCCCTACGGGCGGTCGGACGACGTCTACCGCCGCGTGCTCGACCTCATCGGGGCCGACGCGCAGCGCCTCGTCACCGCCCTGCGAGGGTGA